In a genomic window of Flavobacterium crassostreae:
- the rpsT gene encoding 30S ribosomal protein S20 has product MANHKSALKRIRSNEKRRVLNKYQHKTTRNAIKALRIATDKTDATSKLSNVISMIDKLAKKNIIHNNKASNLKSKLTKFVAKL; this is encoded by the coding sequence ATGGCAAATCATAAGTCAGCTCTAAAAAGAATCAGAAGTAACGAAAAGAGAAGAGTATTAAACAAATACCAACACAAAACTACTCGTAATGCTATTAAAGCATTAAGAATAGCTACTGACAAAACTGATGCTACATCAAAATTGTCTAATGTTATCTCTATGATTGACAAGTTAGCTAAAAAGAATATTATTCATAATAATAAAGCTTCTAACTTAAAATCAAAGCTAACTAAATTTGTTGCTAAATTGTAA
- the proS gene encoding proline--tRNA ligase → MSKNLTTRSEDYSKWYNELVVKADLAENSGVRGCMVIKPYGYAIWEKMQAELDRMFKETGHQNAYFPLFVPKSMFEAEEKNAEGFAKECAIVTHYRLKNDPDKPGKLMVDPNAKLEEELIVRPTSEAIIWSTYKGWVQSYRDLPLLINQWANVVRWEMRTRLFLRTAEFLWQEGHTAHATKKEAIAESETMMHIYAEFAENFMAIPVVRGVKTETERFAGAEETYCIEALMQDGKALQAGTSHFLGQNFAKAFDVKFANSEGKQEYVWGTSWGVSTRLMGALVMTHSDDKGLVLPPNLAPIQVVIVPIHKTEEQLEQITNEVTVLVAQLKKLGIAVKYDHRTTQKPGFKFAEWELKGVPVRIAIGPKDLENGTFEIARRDTLTKELVSKEGIASYIQDLLAQIQKELFDKALNYRDSHITEVNSFEEFQTVLNDKGGFVSAHWDGTAATEAQIQELTKATIRCIPLDQAEEAGVCVFTGKPSNKRVLFAKAY, encoded by the coding sequence ATGAGTAAGAACCTTACAACAAGATCAGAAGATTATTCAAAATGGTATAATGAACTGGTTGTTAAAGCCGATTTAGCCGAAAATTCAGGAGTTAGAGGATGTATGGTTATCAAGCCTTACGGATACGCCATTTGGGAAAAAATGCAAGCAGAATTAGACCGTATGTTTAAAGAAACAGGGCATCAAAATGCGTACTTTCCATTATTTGTACCCAAAAGTATGTTTGAAGCCGAGGAGAAAAATGCAGAAGGCTTTGCGAAAGAATGTGCTATCGTAACGCATTATAGATTAAAAAATGATCCAGATAAGCCAGGTAAATTAATGGTGGATCCCAATGCAAAATTAGAAGAAGAATTAATTGTACGTCCAACCAGTGAAGCCATTATTTGGTCTACCTACAAGGGGTGGGTGCAATCTTACCGAGACTTACCTTTGTTGATTAACCAATGGGCCAATGTAGTGCGTTGGGAAATGCGAACCCGTTTGTTTTTAAGAACTGCAGAATTTTTATGGCAAGAAGGGCATACGGCTCATGCTACCAAAAAAGAAGCCATTGCAGAATCGGAAACAATGATGCATATCTATGCAGAATTTGCCGAGAATTTTATGGCAATACCGGTGGTAAGAGGTGTTAAAACCGAAACAGAACGCTTTGCAGGTGCCGAAGAAACCTATTGTATTGAAGCTTTAATGCAAGATGGAAAAGCATTGCAGGCTGGTACGTCGCACTTTTTAGGACAAAATTTTGCCAAAGCTTTTGATGTAAAATTCGCAAATTCTGAAGGCAAGCAAGAATACGTTTGGGGTACATCATGGGGGGTTTCTACCCGACTTATGGGAGCGTTAGTAATGACGCATTCTGACGATAAAGGATTGGTGTTGCCGCCTAATTTGGCGCCTATACAAGTAGTTATTGTGCCTATTCATAAAACAGAAGAGCAACTCGAGCAAATTACTAACGAAGTAACGGTATTAGTAGCGCAATTAAAAAAGCTGGGTATTGCTGTTAAGTATGACCACAGAACAACCCAAAAGCCAGGCTTTAAATTTGCAGAATGGGAGTTAAAAGGAGTTCCAGTCAGAATTGCTATTGGGCCAAAGGATTTAGAAAACGGTACTTTTGAAATAGCACGAAGAGATACCTTGACCAAAGAATTGGTTTCAAAAGAAGGAATTGCTTCTTATATACAGGATTTGTTAGCGCAAATTCAGAAAGAGCTTTTTGATAAAGCGTTAAATTATAGAGATTCTCATATTACCGAAGTAAATAGTTTTGAAGAATTTCAGACAGTTTTAAATGATAAGGGCGGTTTTGTATCGGCACATTGGGACGGCACAGCTGCAACAGAAGCGCAGATACAAGAGTTGACCAAAGCTACTATCCGATGCATCCCTCTAGATCAAGCCGAAGAGGCGGGAGTCTGTGTGTTTACTGGTAAACCATCCAACAAAAGAGTGCTTTTTGCTAAGGCGTATTAA